A portion of the Candidatus Eisenbacteria bacterium genome contains these proteins:
- a CDS encoding DoxX family protein translates to MSLSKKLLSNKPIQRDIGLLIIRIGIGLTVMTLHGYGKIKGGPGLWDNLGGAMSQFGITFAPKFWGFMAAFSEFGGSALLILGLFFRPAAGLLAFTMLIAVLRHLSIPAGEQGAGWSGASHAMELLVVYLGLLFAGSGRYAIGTLFNKKD, encoded by the coding sequence ATGTCTCTGTCTAAAAAGCTGCTCTCGAACAAGCCGATCCAGCGTGACATCGGATTGCTGATCATCCGTATCGGGATCGGACTCACGGTGATGACGTTGCACGGCTACGGGAAGATCAAGGGCGGGCCCGGTCTTTGGGATAACCTCGGCGGCGCCATGTCTCAATTCGGCATCACCTTCGCCCCGAAGTTCTGGGGGTTCATGGCGGCCTTCAGCGAGTTCGGAGGGTCGGCCTTGCTGATCCTGGGACTTTTCTTCCGACCGGCGGCCGGGCTCCTTGCCTTCACCATGCTGATTGCCGTCTTGCGGCACCTCAGCATTCCCGCCGGAGAACAGGGCGCAGGCTGGTCGGGGGCGTCACATGCGATGGAGCTTCTCGTCGTTTACCTCGGCCTCCTCTTCGCCGGATCGGGACGCTATGCGATCGGGACGCTATTTAACAAAAAGGATTGA